Proteins encoded by one window of Terrisporobacter glycolicus ATCC 14880 = DSM 1288:
- a CDS encoding CHC2 zinc finger domain-containing protein, whose amino-acid sequence MENKDAFKDAVDEIRSLNCLISIMQNYNINFKKDNSGYYTNCVFHNDKTPSLRLSDKGNRAIYHCFGCGEQGDIINFICKMENVDNITALRKAYDILGKDLKYDNFSDYKVEKFKNFIKTNQSIIIRNKETYNLEDIYIYFDEDKKPLYCKIKYKNLLGKKHFITKPLIEMDIGYKYGDHKYFEQCKKVLYNLVEIKKSISKDNWIFFVEGEKDVETLRKINFTATTIYTKKWQNFYDEDLKNAKVIFIGDSGRSGQEFKNFIVEKLKKCCKGLKIIDLPGIEKIGDGKNKDVTDWLESGKTSNELLQIVKTSLNILDKNTLQQDKDGIYKIENEELKESRHYITNFQIIDVTLYRNEDNNDQIIKLNIKSNHRQSIIEADARECFSDVKVFRRYLGIDYIFYGEIQDLTKLHKWIINYFIKEDVSIFTKSGIRKINDEYVLVTNKGILKANGDFDTTRKATNTIHNIDFTNIDILNKDEAETLSKHLFNFNSKENIYNTLGLGAANILNAFVRESFMDNLPILQNLGESKSGKSKVLKILRLLFNDTNTGMSLSVSKDFELLKSFDETYLPVFLDDVNISKISNCKINFLSNHIRAITQGYENTKVTENLDLHKFAYNASLIISGDGEIQETDVKSRSNIVWYAISDFTREGKESVEFLCNSEDGQKLLRRFSKSLYLRVLNYYINGDFDNEYLVTRFKYDFDEKLSLSNSREINTATYTMMGLELIYNTFESLGVEMNKVINLVEASDIIINNLKFNVLEENQNGFKSDYEKVLEDINNLIYIPDRKVRLEENVHYKVLSNNIHIGFDFKTIYDKLNNYYKQYKNEDEQLLNYNTFIKMISRSAYIADLDPKKHYKAVKIKVLVEDKNGLLDYITKNKMMFILKINEVRKLEMDNIFPMDYNENKL is encoded by the coding sequence ATGGAAAATAAAGATGCTTTTAAAGATGCAGTAGATGAAATAAGATCATTAAACTGTTTAATATCAATTATGCAAAATTATAATATAAATTTTAAAAAAGATAATAGTGGATATTACACAAACTGTGTATTTCATAATGATAAAACGCCAAGTTTGAGATTGAGTGACAAAGGAAATAGAGCTATTTATCATTGTTTTGGATGTGGGGAACAAGGAGATATTATAAATTTTATTTGTAAGATGGAAAACGTAGATAATATAACAGCCTTAAGAAAAGCTTATGACATCTTAGGTAAAGATTTGAAGTACGATAATTTCAGTGATTATAAAGTAGAAAAATTTAAAAATTTTATAAAAACAAATCAGTCAATAATAATAAGAAACAAAGAAACGTACAATTTGGAAGATATTTATATTTACTTTGATGAAGATAAAAAGCCATTATATTGTAAAATAAAATATAAAAACTTACTTGGTAAAAAGCATTTTATAACAAAGCCTTTAATAGAGATGGACATAGGTTATAAATATGGAGATCATAAATATTTTGAGCAATGCAAAAAAGTCCTTTATAATTTGGTAGAAATAAAAAAATCCATATCAAAAGATAATTGGATATTTTTTGTTGAAGGTGAAAAAGATGTGGAAACTTTAAGAAAAATAAATTTTACAGCTACAACTATTTACACAAAAAAATGGCAAAATTTTTATGATGAAGATTTAAAAAATGCCAAAGTAATATTTATAGGAGATAGCGGAAGATCAGGACAAGAATTTAAAAACTTTATAGTAGAAAAATTAAAAAAGTGTTGTAAGGGACTAAAAATAATTGATTTACCAGGAATTGAAAAAATAGGTGATGGTAAGAACAAAGATGTTACAGATTGGCTAGAATCTGGTAAAACGTCCAATGAACTTTTACAAATAGTAAAAACATCTTTAAATATATTAGATAAAAATACTCTACAACAGGATAAAGATGGAATATATAAAATAGAAAATGAAGAATTAAAAGAAAGTAGACATTATATAACAAACTTTCAAATAATAGATGTTACATTATATAGAAATGAAGATAATAATGATCAAATTATAAAGCTTAATATTAAATCAAATCATAGACAGTCAATTATTGAAGCAGATGCCAGAGAATGTTTTTCTGATGTGAAAGTTTTTAGAAGATATTTAGGAATTGATTATATCTTCTATGGAGAAATACAAGATTTAACAAAACTTCATAAATGGATTATAAATTACTTTATTAAAGAAGATGTATCTATATTTACAAAATCAGGAATAAGAAAAATAAATGACGAGTATGTTCTTGTTACAAATAAAGGTATATTAAAAGCCAATGGAGATTTTGATACTACAAGAAAAGCAACAAATACAATTCATAATATTGATTTTACTAACATTGATATTTTAAATAAAGATGAAGCGGAAACATTAAGTAAACACTTGTTTAATTTTAATTCAAAGGAAAATATCTATAATACTTTAGGACTTGGAGCTGCAAATATATTAAATGCTTTTGTGAGAGAGTCATTCATGGACAATTTACCAATACTTCAAAATTTGGGAGAAAGTAAAAGTGGCAAAAGTAAAGTTCTTAAAATTTTAAGGCTATTATTTAATGATACAAATACAGGAATGAGTTTATCTGTATCAAAAGACTTTGAACTGCTTAAATCCTTTGATGAAACCTACTTGCCTGTATTTTTAGATGATGTTAACATTTCAAAAATAAGTAATTGTAAAATAAATTTCTTATCTAATCATATCCGTGCTATTACTCAAGGATACGAAAATACCAAAGTCACTGAAAATTTAGATTTGCATAAATTTGCTTATAATGCATCTTTGATAATTTCAGGAGACGGAGAAATTCAAGAAACTGATGTAAAAAGTAGATCCAATATAGTGTGGTACGCCATAAGTGATTTTACTAGAGAAGGCAAAGAATCTGTAGAATTTTTATGTAATAGTGAAGATGGTCAAAAACTGCTAAGAAGATTTTCAAAGAGTTTATACTTGAGAGTATTAAATTATTATATTAACGGAGACTTTGATAATGAATATTTAGTAACAAGATTTAAATATGATTTTGATGAAAAATTATCATTAAGTAATTCAAGGGAAATAAATACAGCTACATATACAATGATGGGTCTAGAACTTATATATAATACCTTTGAATCTTTGGGTGTTGAGATGAATAAGGTAATAAACTTGGTAGAAGCATCTGACATAATCATTAATAATTTGAAATTCAATGTACTGGAAGAAAACCAAAATGGATTTAAAAGTGATTACGAAAAAGTACTTGAAGATATTAATAATTTAATTTACATACCAGATAGAAAAGTAAGATTAGAAGAAAATGTTCATTATAAGGTTTTATCTAATAATATTCATATAGGTTTTGATTTTAAGACTATTTACGATAAATTAAATAACTACTACAAACAATATAAAAATGAGGATGAACAGCTTTTAAATTACAATACTTTCATTAAAATGATAAGCAGATCAGCATACATTGCAGACTTAGATCCAAAAAAACATTATAAGGCAGTGAAAATAAAAGTTTTAGTAGAAGATAAAAATGGACTTCTAGATTATATTACAAAGAATAAAATGATGTTTATTTTAAAAATAAATGAGGTTAGAAAACTTGAAATGGATAATATATTTCCAATGGATTATAATGAAAATAAATTGTAG
- the prdB gene encoding D-proline reductase (dithiol) protein PrdB — MSLTVVKGMQSEIFVPITPPSVWAPVTKPLKEMKIALATAAGVHHKDDKRFNLAGDFSFREVRDNMLSKDLMVSHGGYDNGDVNKDINCMFPIDRLHELAAEGFIGGVAPVHIGFMGGGGNQQKFKEETGPEIARILKEEGVDGVLLTAGUGTCHRSAVLVQRAIEEAGIPTVIIAALPPVVRQTGTPRAVAPLVPMGANAGEPNNREMQYNIVKDTLVQLHDIQTPGKIVPLPYEYVAKV, encoded by the coding sequence ATGAGTTTAACAGTAGTTAAAGGAATGCAATCTGAAATATTCGTTCCAATAACACCACCATCAGTATGGGCTCCTGTAACTAAGCCTTTAAAAGAGATGAAAATAGCTCTTGCTACTGCAGCTGGTGTTCATCACAAAGATGACAAGCGTTTCAATTTAGCTGGTGATTTCTCTTTCAGAGAAGTTAGAGATAATATGTTATCAAAAGATCTTATGGTATCTCACGGAGGATACGATAATGGAGACGTTAATAAAGATATAAACTGTATGTTCCCAATAGATAGATTACACGAACTTGCAGCTGAAGGATTTATAGGTGGAGTTGCACCAGTACACATAGGATTCATGGGTGGTGGTGGAAACCAACAAAAATTCAAAGAAGAAACAGGTCCAGAAATAGCTAGAATCTTAAAAGAAGAAGGCGTAGATGGTGTTCTTCTTACAGCTGGCTGAGGAACTTGCCACCGCTCTGCAGTTTTAGTGCAGAGAGCGATTGAAGAAGCTGGTATACCAACAGTTATAATAGCAGCTCTTCCACCAGTAGTTAGACAAACAGGAACTCCAAGAGCAGTTGCTCCACTTGTTCCAATGGGTGCTAACGCTGGAGAACCAAATAACAGAGAAATGCAATACAATATAGTTAAAGATACTTTAGTACAATTACATGATATACAAACTCCTGGTAAGATAGTTCCACTACCTTACGAGTATGTAGCTAAAGTTTAA
- a CDS encoding CBO2463/CBO2479 domain-containing protein, translated as MKNDKLKYGDKILYMEGVIVEIHDGCVSVDLKGRLGYLKVPMRMFISDYEIKIGQEVGFNMSFVEQLGDEVNEKYISNLMTRNKKIDEMSNK; from the coding sequence ATGAAAAATGATAAACTAAAATACGGTGATAAAATTCTTTATATGGAAGGTGTTATTGTAGAAATCCACGATGGATGCGTAAGCGTTGATCTAAAAGGACGTCTAGGATACTTAAAAGTTCCAATGAGGATGTTTATTTCCGATTATGAAATCAAAATTGGTCAAGAAGTAGGCTTTAATATGAGCTTTGTTGAGCAATTAGGTGATGAGGTTAATGAAAAATATATTTCAAACCTTATGACTAGAAATAAAAAAATCGACGAAATGTCTAATAAATAG
- the prdA gene encoding D-proline reductase (dithiol) proprotein PrdA, translated as MSITAETAKQHANDPAVLCCRAEEGLVIGPANLEDPAIFDELVDSGLLKLDGCLTIGQILGAKLTKTCDSLTPITADVIDAIVETKEEEAVVEEVKEEVKPAPVATQVQGGRLKIHIGEGKDINIEIPVGGFASQGGAQVVPVGENASVASAAKEVEKEAKVVRSLTRNHYKITEVKRGPETKIEGTVLYIREGIEEEAVASQKLVNSLKIDIITPDRYNTYSETIMDVQPIATKDGEDELGLGTTRVVDGVVMMVTGTDANGVQIGEFGSSEGILEENIMWGRPGCPEKGEIFIKTEVIIKEGTNMERPGPLAAHAATDFITQEIREALKKLDDELIVDSETFEQVRRPGKKKVVIVKEIMGQGAMHDNLILPMEPVGILGAKPNVDLGNVPVMVSPLEVLDGCIHALTCIGPASKEMSRHYWREPLVLEALHDEEVDLCGVIFVGSPQINSEKFYVSRRVGMMAEALDVDGAFVTTEGFGNNHIDFASHIEQIGMRGIPVVGMSFCAVQGALVVGNKYMTNMIDNNKSEAGIENEVLGCNTLCHEDAIRALSALKTEMGGETIAKPEKKWNPNVKDTNIELISNVTGKPVALVENETSLPMSDKRKAKYS; from the coding sequence ATGTCAATAACTGCTGAAACTGCTAAGCAACATGCAAATGACCCTGCGGTACTTTGCTGTAGAGCAGAAGAAGGATTAGTTATAGGACCTGCTAACTTAGAAGATCCTGCTATATTCGATGAATTAGTAGATTCTGGACTTTTAAAATTAGATGGTTGCTTAACTATAGGCCAAATATTAGGTGCAAAATTAACTAAAACTTGTGATTCTTTAACTCCAATAACTGCTGATGTTATAGATGCTATAGTTGAAACAAAAGAAGAAGAAGCTGTAGTAGAAGAAGTTAAAGAAGAAGTAAAACCAGCACCAGTTGCTACTCAAGTACAAGGTGGAAGATTAAAAATCCACATAGGTGAAGGAAAAGACATTAATATAGAAATACCAGTTGGTGGATTCGCTTCTCAAGGTGGAGCTCAAGTAGTTCCAGTTGGTGAAAATGCTTCTGTTGCATCTGCAGCTAAAGAAGTAGAAAAAGAAGCTAAAGTAGTTAGAAGCTTAACTAGAAACCACTACAAAATAACTGAAGTTAAAAGAGGACCTGAAACTAAAATAGAAGGTACTGTTTTATACATCAGAGAAGGTATAGAAGAAGAAGCTGTAGCTAGCCAAAAGTTAGTAAATAGCTTAAAAATAGATATAATAACTCCAGATAGATATAACACTTACTCTGAGACTATAATGGATGTTCAACCAATAGCTACTAAAGATGGTGAAGATGAATTAGGTCTTGGAACTACTAGAGTAGTAGATGGTGTTGTAATGATGGTAACTGGTACTGATGCAAATGGTGTTCAAATAGGAGAATTCGGTTCATCTGAAGGTATTTTAGAAGAAAACATCATGTGGGGAAGACCAGGTTGTCCTGAAAAAGGTGAAATATTCATCAAAACAGAAGTTATAATCAAAGAAGGAACTAACATGGAAAGACCAGGACCTCTTGCTGCTCATGCTGCTACTGATTTCATAACTCAAGAAATAAGAGAAGCTCTTAAAAAACTTGATGATGAATTAATAGTAGATAGTGAAACTTTCGAGCAAGTAAGAAGACCAGGAAAGAAAAAAGTTGTTATAGTAAAAGAAATAATGGGTCAAGGTGCAATGCATGATAACTTAATATTACCAATGGAACCAGTTGGAATATTAGGAGCTAAGCCAAACGTTGACTTAGGAAACGTACCAGTTATGGTATCTCCACTTGAAGTATTAGATGGTTGTATACATGCATTAACTTGTATAGGACCTGCTTCAAAAGAAATGTCTAGACATTACTGGAGAGAGCCATTAGTACTTGAAGCTTTACATGATGAAGAAGTAGATTTATGTGGTGTTATATTTGTTGGATCTCCTCAAATAAACTCTGAGAAATTCTACGTATCAAGAAGAGTTGGAATGATGGCTGAAGCTTTAGATGTTGATGGTGCTTTCGTTACTACAGAAGGATTCGGAAACAACCATATAGACTTCGCTTCTCACATAGAGCAAATAGGTATGAGAGGAATACCAGTAGTTGGTATGTCATTCTGTGCTGTTCAAGGTGCTCTAGTTGTTGGTAACAAGTACATGACTAACATGATAGATAACAATAAATCAGAAGCTGGTATAGAAAACGAAGTATTAGGATGCAATACTTTATGCCATGAAGATGCTATAAGAGCCCTTTCTGCATTAAAAACTGAAATGGGTGGAGAAACAATAGCTAAACCAGAAAAGAAATGGAATCCAAACGTAAAAGATACTAACATAGAGTTAATATCTAATGTTACTGGAAAGCCAGTTGCGTTAGTTGAAAACGAAACTTCTCTTCCAATGAGTGACAAGCGTAAGGCAAAATATAGCTAG